The window GATCGCAGGATCGGCCTTTGTCTTTTGCGAGTTCTGTGTACCGGGACCCGCCCGGCACACGCTTCAGCCGAAGGCCGGCTGCGCCTGCGGCAGGAAGGCGTGCGGCGCATCCTCCACACGATCGAAGGTGACGATCTCGTAGGCCTCCTGGTCCGCCAGCAAGGCCCGCAGCAGCTGGTTGTTCATGCCGTGGCCGGACTTGTGCGCTACATAGGCGCCGATCACCGGATGGCCCACCACGTACAGGTCACCGATCGCATCGAGGATCTTGTGGCGCACGAACTCGTCGCCGTAGCGCAACTCCTCGTTGTTGAGCATGCGATGTTCGTCCAGCACGATGGCGTTGTCCAGGCTGCCGCCGCGCGCCAGGCCCATCTCGCGCAGGGCCTCGAACTCGTGGGCGAAGCCGAAGGTGCGCGCGCGCGCGATCTCGCGCACGTAGCTGGTATCGGCGAAATCGATGGAGAAGGTCTGGCCGGTCTTGTCGACCGCCGGGTGGCGGAAGTCGATGGTGAAGCTCAGCTTGAAGCCGAAATAGGGCTCCAGCCGGGCCAGCTTGTCGCCTTCGCGCACTTCCACCGGCTTCTTGACCCGGATGAAGCGCTTGGCCGCCGGCTGCTCTTCGATGCCGGCCGACTGCAGCAGGAACACGAAGGAGGAGGCGCTGCCATCCAGGATCGGGATCTCTTCGGCATCGACGTCGACATAGAGGTTGTCGATGCCCAGGCCGGCGCAGGCCGACATCAGGTGCTCGACCGTGGAAACGCGCGCACCATCCTTCTGCAGCACCGAGGCCAGGCGCGTGTCGCCGATCGCCATGGCCGAAGCGGGGATTTCCACCGGCTCGGGCAGATCGACGCGGGTGAACACGATGCCGACATCGGCGGCAGCGGGTCTCAGCGTCAGCGTGACCTTGCGCCCCGAGTGCAAACCGATGCCGACCGTCTTCACCAGGGATTTGATGGTGCGCTGTTTGAGCATGACGGCCTCAGTTATTATTAAAATCTATCAACTATTTGATTCAATAAGTAATCTTACCACTGCTTCGCCTCCCGCGCTGCACCATTTTGTTTCGTCGTGTTAGGCGGCTCGGACATGTAGCATATCAGGCACACTCATGTCCTGACCGCCCCGCCGGTGTCTTACCCGCGCAACGCCTCCAGCATGGCCTCAGCGCTGCTGACACGGAACTCGCCCGGTGCTTCCACCTGGAGCACCTTGACCACGCCGTCATCGATCAGCATCGCGTAGCGCTTCGAGCGCACGCCCATGCCGCGCGCATCCAGGTCCTGGTCCAGGCCCAGCGCCCGCGTCCAGTGCGCACTGCCGTCGCCCATCATGCGGACCTTGCCGCCGACCTGTTGCTCACGGCCCCAGGCACCCATCACGAAGGCGTCGTTGACAGACACGCACCAGACCTCGTCGACACCGGCCGCACGCAAGGCCTCGGCCTGCGCCACATAGCCGGGCACGTGCTTGGCCGAACAAGTCGGCGTGAACGCACCCGGGAGTCCGAATACGAGGATCTTGCGGCCGCGCACCAGATCGGACACGGCAAAGGCATTGGGACCGAGGCTGCAGCCTTCGCGCTCGGCGTCCAGGAATTCGGTCAGGGTCGCGTCGGGTACGCGGTCTCCGATGGCAATCATGCGCTCAACTCTGTTCATCAATGTGTGGATCGGAATTGCCGGCGCGACGAGACGGAAAACGGGCGCGCACGACAGCTTTGTCGTGAAGCGACAGTCTGCATCATAGTAGGTCGCTGCTGGCCGCGCTCAAAGCAGCAAGGACGGCATCCCACCTGCGGCGCGGAGCGCATACGCAGGCAATGTGCAGGTCCGGAATGCGCCGCGCGCCGCACCTCTCGGTGCGGCGCGCGGACAGCGGCCCATCCCGGCCAGGAAGGCGGGAAACCGGATCCGGGGAGGCGGCCGTGGCACGCCTGTCCCGGCGACGGGATGGCTCAGGAGGCAGGCTTCAGCACAAGCGGGTGCCGCCGCGCTGGCGAGGCGGGCCAGTACGATCCGGGCCAGGCACGGGCGAGGGAGCGCCTGCGTGCATCGCCGCATCGGATCGCTGGCCAGCCGGCCGGCTGGCGAGCATGCCGCCCTGCCGGGCCGGCTCAGTCAGCCTGCTTGCGCAGGAAGGCCGGGATGTCGTAGGTGTCGACGCCCTTTTCCTGCAGCGCCGCCACGTGAGCCGACGCCGACTCGCGCGAGCTGCGCCACACCGCCGGCGTGTCGAGGCCGCTGTAGTCGGGCGTCTGCGTCACGGTCGGGGCGATGCTGGCCATCATCTGCACCGGCATGTTGTCGGTACCGGTCTTCAGCAGCGTCATCGGCTGCTGCTTCTTCGCCGAGCGGCCCAGGCCGGTCGCCACCACGGTCACGCGCAGTGCGTCGCCCATGGAGTCGTCGTACACCGTGCCGAAGATCACCGTGGCATCTTCCGCCGCGTAGCTGCGGATGGTGTTCATGACTTCCTTGGTCTCCGACAGCTTCAGCGAATGGCTGGCGGTGATGTTGACCAGCACGCCGCGCGCGCCCGACAGGTCCACGCCTTCCAGCAGCGGGCTGGCGACGGCCTGCTCGGCGGCCAGGCGGGCGCGGTCCACGCCGGACACGGTGGCCGTGCCCATCATGGCCTTGCCCTGCTCGCCCATGACCGTCTTGACGTCCTCGAAGTCGACGTTGACCAGGCCATCGACATTGATGATCTCGGCAATGCCGGCCACGGCGTTGTGCAGCACGTCGTCGGCGCACTGGAAGCACTTGTCCATCTCGGCGTCGTCGCCCATCACTTCGAACAGCTTCTCGTTGAGCACGACGATCAGCGAGTCAACGCAGGCCTCGAGCTCGCCCGAGCCGGCTTCGGCGACCTTGGCGCGGCGGGCACCTTCGAACTCGAACGGCTTGCTGACGACACCCACGGTCAGGATGCCCATTTCCTTCGCCACCTGCGCCACGATCGGTGCGGCGCCGGTACCGGTGCCGCCGCCCATGCCGGCAGTGATGAAGACCATGTGCGCGCCGCGCAGGGCATCGGCGATCTGATCGCGCGCCTGCTCGGCGCAGTTGCGGCCGACCTCAGGCTTGGCGCCGGCGCCGAGACCGCTGTTGCCGAGCTGCAGCACGCGCTCCGCCGACGAGCGCTTGAGCGCCTGGGCATCGGTATTCATGCAGATGAACTCCACACCCTGCACGCCGCGGTTGATCATGTGCTGCACGGCGTTGCCGCCCGCGCCGCCCACGCCAACCACCTTGATGATGGTGCCGTCCTGCATTTCCGTTTCGATCATGTCAAAGTCCATCACTGCCTCCAAGAAGAATCAGTCCCCAAACGCTGCGGCCTCCCCGCCGCAGCCCTTGGTTCCTGAACAAGAAACCAAAGATTGAAAAGAAAACTTCTACCTTGCGAACCTGTTGCGTACTGCCGGCCGCGGCAACTCAGAAGTTGCCGACGAACCATTCCTTCATGCGGCCCCATACCTGCTTGACCGAGCCGCTCTGCACGGCGACCTTGCGCCCGCGCATGCGCTGCACGCGCCCTTCGAGCAACAGACCCATCACCGTCGAGTAGCGCGGGCTCTTGACCACCTCGTGCAGGTTGCCGCGATACTCGGGCACACCGACACGCACCGGCTTGAGGAAGATGTCCTCGCCCAGCTCGACCATGCCCGGCATCATCGCCGTGCCACCGGTGATCACCACGCCCGACGACAGCAGTTCTTCATAGCCGGACTCGCGCACCACCTGGTGCACCAGGGAATACAGTTCCTCGATGCGCGGCTCGATCACCGCCGCCAGCGCCTGGCGCGACAGCGTGCGCGTGCCGCGGTCGCCGACGCCCGGCACCTCGATCATGTCGTCCGGATCGGCGATCGCCTGCTTGGCGATGCCGTACTGCATCTTGATGTCCTCGGCATCCGGCGTCGGCGTACGCAGCGCCATCGCGATGTCGTTGGTGATCTGGTCGCCGGCGATGGGAATCACCGCGGTGTGGCGGATCGCCCCTTCGCTGAAGATGGCGATATCGGTGGTGCCGCCGCCGATGTCGACCAGCACCACGCCCAGTTCCTTCTCGTCCTCGGTCAGCACCGCCAGGCTGGAAGCCAGCGGCTGCAGGATCAGGTCGTGCACTTCCAGGCCGCAGCGGCGTACGCACTTGACGATGTTCTGCGCCGCACTGACCGCGCCGGTGAC of the Cupriavidus malaysiensis genome contains:
- the lpxC gene encoding UDP-3-O-acyl-N-acetylglucosamine deacetylase — protein: MLKQRTIKSLVKTVGIGLHSGRKVTLTLRPAAADVGIVFTRVDLPEPVEIPASAMAIGDTRLASVLQKDGARVSTVEHLMSACAGLGIDNLYVDVDAEEIPILDGSASSFVFLLQSAGIEEQPAAKRFIRVKKPVEVREGDKLARLEPYFGFKLSFTIDFRHPAVDKTGQTFSIDFADTSYVREIARARTFGFAHEFEALREMGLARGGSLDNAIVLDEHRMLNNEELRYGDEFVRHKILDAIGDLYVVGHPVIGAYVAHKSGHGMNNQLLRALLADQEAYEIVTFDRVEDAPHAFLPQAQPAFG
- a CDS encoding peroxiredoxin gives rise to the protein MIAIGDRVPDATLTEFLDAEREGCSLGPNAFAVSDLVRGRKILVFGLPGAFTPTCSAKHVPGYVAQAEALRAAGVDEVWCVSVNDAFVMGAWGREQQVGGKVRMMGDGSAHWTRALGLDQDLDARGMGVRSKRYAMLIDDGVVKVLQVEAPGEFRVSSAEAMLEALRG
- the ftsZ gene encoding cell division protein FtsZ, with the protein product MDFDMIETEMQDGTIIKVVGVGGAGGNAVQHMINRGVQGVEFICMNTDAQALKRSSAERVLQLGNSGLGAGAKPEVGRNCAEQARDQIADALRGAHMVFITAGMGGGTGTGAAPIVAQVAKEMGILTVGVVSKPFEFEGARRAKVAEAGSGELEACVDSLIVVLNEKLFEVMGDDAEMDKCFQCADDVLHNAVAGIAEIINVDGLVNVDFEDVKTVMGEQGKAMMGTATVSGVDRARLAAEQAVASPLLEGVDLSGARGVLVNITASHSLKLSETKEVMNTIRSYAAEDATVIFGTVYDDSMGDALRVTVVATGLGRSAKKQQPMTLLKTGTDNMPVQMMASIAPTVTQTPDYSGLDTPAVWRSSRESASAHVAALQEKGVDTYDIPAFLRKQAD
- the ftsA gene encoding cell division protein FtsA, with translation MSKEYKDLLVGLDIGTSKVAAVVAELRPDGSYEVIGMGQAESKGLKKGVVVNIEATVQSIQRALEEAELMADCKISEVFTGIAGSHIRSFNSSGMVAIKDKEVTQTDVARVIETAKAVNIPTDQQILHILTQEFIIDGQEDVREPIGMSGIRLEVKVHIVTGAVSAAQNIVKCVRRCGLEVHDLILQPLASSLAVLTEDEKELGVVLVDIGGGTTDIAIFSEGAIRHTAVIPIAGDQITNDIAMALRTPTPDAEDIKMQYGIAKQAIADPDDMIEVPGVGDRGTRTLSRQALAAVIEPRIEELYSLVHQVVRESGYEELLSSGVVITGGTAMMPGMVELGEDIFLKPVRVGVPEYRGNLHEVVKSPRYSTVMGLLLEGRVQRMRGRKVAVQSGSVKQVWGRMKEWFVGNF